CGGGCCACGGGGGTGGTGGCTGGATGGGGCGTCAGCGGGTTCAGATCGCGTTACTCGGTCCGGTGGACGTTGTCGTCGACGGGCAGTCTGTCGGTGTGCCCCGTGGGCGGGTCGCGGCTCTGCTCGCCGTGCTGTCCTTGTCGCCGGGCCGGCGGATCGCCGCCACGACGCTGGCCGAGCGGGTCTGGGGAGAGCAACTGCCGGCGGATGTCGCGGCCAGCGTGCACACCGGGGTGTCACGGCTGCGTGGAGTCCTGGGCCACGAGGCGATCAGTACGTCGACGGGCGGCTACATGCTCGACGTGGAGGCCTGCGCCGTCGATGTGATGCGTTTCGTCCAGTTGCTCGACCTGGCCGGGCGGTGTCAGCAGCCGGAGAAGGAGCGGGAGTTGCTTCTCGAAGCGCTGGCCCTGTGGCGCGGTACGCCGTTCGAGCTGACGCCGTCCGAGTGGCTGATCCAGTCGCAGCAGGTCTCGCTGATCGAACGCCGGCTGGTGGCGGTCGAGCGGCTGGCCGACCTGGAAGTGGCCGCCGGCCGGGCGGCCGCCGTCGTCCCGCAGCTCCGTGATCTCGTGGGTGACCATCCGCTGCGCGAGTCGTCGTGGACGCGGCTGCTCGTCGCACTGGACGGAGCCGGGCGCCCGGTCGAGGCGCTGTCGGCGTACGAGTCGATGCGGGCGGGGATCGCGCGGGAGCTGGGGGTTGATCCTGGCCCGGAGTCGCAGCGCATGTACGCCGATCTGCTGGCCGGTGTCCGGTTGTGCGGCTCGGTGCCGGCGGGTGCTCAGGTGCCGACCGCACAGCAACTGCCGGCCGAGGTCGAGGACTTCGCCGGCCGGCGTACCGTGTGCCGCCGGCTCCACGAGCTGCTCGAACAGTTCGAGCAACGGCCGGACGGTGTCACACTGATCGCGATTCACGGTCCGGGTGGGGTCGGCAAGACCGCGCTGGCCGTGCACTGGGCCTGGCGGGTCCGGGACCGGTTCCCGGGCGGCCAGCTGTACATCGACCTCCGCGGTCACAGCCCCGGCGACCCGATGGACCCGGCGGCGGCGCTGGAGCTGATGTTGCGCGGGCTCGGCGTACCCGGTGAGCAGGTGCCCGAGGGAGTCGACGCGCGCGGCGCCTTGCTGCGTACGACGCTCGCCGCGCGACGGGTGCTCATCGTCCTGGACAACGCCCGCGACTCGGACCACGTTCGGCCGTTGCTGCCCGGCGCGGGCTGCGTCGTGATCGTGACCAGCCGCAGCCAGTTGCGCGGGCTCGCGGCCCGCGAGCATGCCCACCGGATCGGACTCGACGTACTGCCCGCCAAGGTCGCGCAACTGTTCCTCGCCGGGCGGCTGAAGCGACAGGAAGTTGCCGTGGACAACGAGTTGCTGGCGAGGCTGGCCGAGCTGTGCGGACACCTGCCGTTGGCGCTCACGGTCGCGGCCGAGTGCGCTGGACGGCACCCGGACAGCCCGCTCGCCGAACTGGTCGCGCAACTCCAGGACGAGCAGCAGCGCCTCGACGTACTGGACAGTGGTGAGGACCTGCCGACCAGTCTCCGCGCCGTCATGTCGTGGTCGTACCATGCGCTGGATGCCGACGCCGCCCGGCTGTTCCGGCTGCTCGCCCTCCATCCTGGTGCGGACATCGCGCCGCCAGTGGCCGCGGCGCTGGCCGGGCTGAGCCAACGGGAGACCACCCGGCTGCTCGACCGGCTGGCCGAGACGCATCTGATCGGATCGCCGCGGTTCCGCTCCTACACGATGCATGACCTGGTCCGTCTGTACGCCGCGGAACAGGGTGCCGTCGACGATCCGGCTGACCAGCGTGACGCCGCCGTACGACGCCTGTACCGGTGGTACGCCCGGTCGGCGATCCGTGCCGGCGTTGCGGTGTGGGGGAGCCAGGCCGGGGGCGACCTGGAGCCGGGCTCCGGCACCGAGGCGCTGAGCTTCGCCGACGACCAGGCGGCCATGGCGTGGTTCTGCGCCGAGCAGCACACGTTGCTTGCCCTGATCAACGGTGCAGGCCGGCTCGGTCTCGACGAAGACCTGGTCCGGCTGAGCCGTGCGCTGTCGGTCTATGTCGACCTCAGCCGTGCTCCCGTCGACGTCAGATCGCTGCAACAGTCCGCGCTGGCGGCCGCTCGGACTCTCGGTGACTCGCGCTCCGCCGCGCATCTACTGATCCTGCTCGGCCGCACCCATCATCGGCTCGCGGAGCCCGGCCCTGCCCTGCGCTGCTTCGAGTCGGCCCGCACCCTCCACAACGCGCTGGCCGACGGTTCGGGTGAGTCTGCCGCGCTCGGCAACCTGGGCATCGTCCGGTGGCAGCTCGGCAAGCACGACCGCGCGATCGGCGACCTCGAGTGCTCGATCGAGGTCGCCCGCCGGCACGGCTCGAACGATCGTGCCGCCGCGGCCCTGCACACACTCTCCTCGGTGTACGTCGATGTCGGCCGGCTCGCGGACGCGGAGTCGGCCGCCACCGAAGCGGTGCGGCTGTGGCGGGGGACCGGCCTGACCTTGCGGGAGCACATCGTGCTGGACAGCCTCGGGTCGATCCGCTTCGCCCGGGGCGATCGGGGCAGCGCGATCGACTGCTACGAGCGGGCGCTGCGCGTCTTCCGGGAGACGGGCAGCCACTGGTGGATCGCGCAGACGCTGCGCAATCTCGGCCGGGTCCAGCGGATCGAGGATCAGCCGAGTGCTCGCGCCGTCGTCGAGGAGGCGCTCAGAGTCCTTGACGAGACCGGATCGGCGGACTGTCCACAACTGTCGAGGGCTGAGCTGCACGGCCTGCTCGACGAGTTGGCGGACGACGCACCCTGACCATGGGCGGGCCGTCGCCCGGTGCTGCCCAGCTCCCCCGTAGAGCCGGGCAGCAACGACAGGCGGTCTAGTTCCAGTGCTGCGACGTCGTCGCGGCGCAGGGCTTCAGCTGCAGGTCGTTCGCGTAGGTGTCGTGCAGGCAGTAGCCGTAGGCCTCGTTCCTGAACTTGATGTAGCCGCTGCCGGCCTGGATGACTTCCCAGCTCTGCGCTTCTGAGCTGTTGCAGGTCTGCGGCACGGCGCGTCCTCGGCCACCGTCGGCGACGCACTTGCCGGTGTGGACGTTCTGCAACCGCACCGTCTTGTCCCTCCAGGTTCGGACCCGCCACTTCTGCTGGTTCGCGTCGAGGGTCGGCATGGTGCGGACGTTGCCGGTGGCAAGGTTGTCGTCGAGGCGCTGGCCGGTGTGCCGGTTCTTGTAGGTTTCGATGGGATCCGCGGTGACCTGCGCTCCGGCCTCACGGTGACCGTCGGCCGGGGACATGGCCTGGGCGCTCGCGATCGGCACCGTCAGGGCGGACGCCATGACGATGGACCCTACGAGGGCGCGTAGCTTCGACATCACGTGCTCCTTTCTGCTGGCGACCGTCGAGGATCCTCCCCCGAGTGGCGGGCGCCGCTGAGCAGCCTCGCCCACGCCCCTAACACCCACCTGACAGAAGCCTGACAAGGCTCATCGCCCCCTACGGCGTCATCGGGGTGGTGCTCCGTAGGATGGCGGCAACCGAAAACGAGGGTTGGGAACGAATGCGCTTGCAGCGGGCCTCCGAGCAGCACCGGGTCGCGTGGCGCAACGGCGCCGGCCTGACGACCGAACTGGCCGGCGATCCACCGGGTGGCGGTTCCGCGGCGGAGTTCGCCTGGCGCGTGAGCCTGGCCGAGGTCACCGAGGACTGCGACTTCTCACTCTTCCCGGACGTCGACCGGACGATCGTCCTGGTCGAAGGTGAGGCGTTGTCCCTTGAGCTGCAAGGGATTGAGCACATCCTCACGCCGTACGAACCCTTCCGCTTCGACGGCGCCATCGAGGTTCGGTGCCGCGTGGCGGGCCCGACGCGCGATCTCAATGTGATGACCAGGCGCGGCCAGGCACATGCCACCGTGGCGGTCGAGCATCTGGTACCCGGCCAAGCCCCACTCGCGCTCCCCAAGGCAGACCCTCTGGTGCTCGTCTGCCTGGCCGGATCCGTCACCCTCCGGGCCACGAACGCCTCCGTGGCGTTGACCGTTGGCGACGTCGCCGAGCTCGACGAGCCAGTGCATGCCATGGGCAACGGTCGCGTCGCCGTCGTTCGGATCGGAACCGGGGGCTCGAGCGAGATCGGTCCGGGGGCCGAGGGGGCCTAGCGCGCCGGTGGTCAGATCGATCGGCGTGCGGCCTTCGACCGTTGGTCGGGGAGATCGTCGGACGGGAACGGCTCAGTGGGAGCGCTGGTTCTCGACGACGGCGCGGAAGTCGGCGAGGAAGCGGTCGTACGCCTTCGGGCCCAGGGACTGGCGGTGGCGGTCGCCGATCTCGGCCATGATCGCGTCGGCGGTGTCCATCTCGGCGCGGCCGCGGGGGGTGGGGACCAGGAGCTTGGCGCGGCGGTCGGCCGGGTCGGGACGGCGTTCGACGTAGCCGAGGGCTTCGAGCTCGTCGACGTTCTTGCCGACGACCTGTTTGTGCTGGCCGGACAGGCGGGCGAGCTCGGTCGCGCGGATGCCGTCGACGCGCAGGTAGGCCAGTACGGCGCCGTGCCGGGGCGCGAGGTCGTCGTAGCCTTCCTGGTGGAGCCGCCGGAAGAGCTCGCCCTGGACCGAGAACAGCAACCGGCCGGCGAGAACGCCCAGGTCGGTTGCCTCGTCGCGGCGTTCGCCGTCCTTCGGCGCACCGCTGTCGGTCACGCTGCCTCCTCGAGTCCCAGGTTGGTAGCACCTTACAAGACCCGCTCGGCCCCGCCCGGGTGCTCGGGCGGAGCGGAGACCCGTCGGTACTGTCGCACCATGTCTCCCGCGCTCCAGACAACCTTGGCCGCTGTGGGTCGCTTCTGTGACGCCCATCCTTGGTCCCACAACGACGCCTATGCCGCGCTCGTCCTCCACCATGCGCGTCGGGTCCGCGCGGCCGGTGGGACGGAGGCCCTGGACGTCGGCTGCGGGACAGGGAACCTCGTACGCCGGCTCGCGGGCGTCTTTCCCGCGGTCACCGGGATCGAGCGCGATGTCCCGACCGCGGAGCTGGCTCGGCGTACGACGGCGAACTTCGCCAACGTCCGCATCCTGACCCAGCCGTTCGACGAGACGCACCAGGACCGCTACGACCTCATCACCTTCGTGGCGGTGCTGCATCATCTGCCGTTGCAGGCCACGCTCGAGAAGGCGCGCGACCTGCTGCGCCCCGGTGGTCGACTCGTCGTGGTCGGCGTCAGCCGGGAATCGCCCGCGGACCTTCCCTGGTCGATCGCCTCGCTGATCCTGAACCCGATCGTCGGTGCTGTCGTCCACCCACGACGATCGACCACCACCCCACCGCAGATGACCGCGCCGACCGCCACGCCCGAGGAATCGTTCGAGGAGATCGCCCGCACCGCGGAAGGCATCCTGCCCGGCGTACGGCTGAGACGAGCCCTGTTCTGGCGCTACACCTTGACCTGGACCGCCCCGCCGACCTGACCCTGCGAGGATGCGGTCATGGAACAGGTCTTGAGTCGGCAGGAAGCGTCGGACGCGGTCCAGGACGCCGGGTGGCGCTTCTTGCTGGGCGCCTTGCGGACGTCGGTCCCGGTCGGGTCGCTGGCTCGGGCGATCGGCCTGGCAGCGGACGCTGTCGCGGTGTGCGGCGACGACGCCGACCAGCACCTTCGGGCCGACGCCCGCCCCGATCGGGTCGTGCTCACGCTGCAGTCGGTGGAGCACGCGGCGGTGACCACGCTGGATGTCGAGCTCGCGCTGCGGATCTCGGCCGTCGCGGACCGGGCCGGGCTGGCGACGGACCCCGAGATCGGAACTGAGGCACCCCACTCCGTTCAGATCCTGGAGATCGCGATCGATGCGCTGGACATCGCCGGGATCCGGGAGTTCTGGAAGGCGGTGCTGGGCTACGCCGGCGAGGCGGGTGCCGAGGGACCGAAGGATCCACTCGTCGACCCGGTCGGGCAGGGTCCGGCCCTCTGGTTCCAGCAGATGGACCAGGCCCGCCCGCAACGCAATCGGATCCACTTCGACATCTGTGTTCCGCACGACGAAGCACCCCGGCGCGTCGAGGCCGCACTGGCGGCCGGCGGCCACCTGGTGTCCGCGACGCGCGCCCCCGCGTTCTGGGTGCTGGCCGACCAGGAGGGGAACGAAGCCTGCGTCACCACCTGGCAGGGACGCGACGGCTGATCAGTCGGCCGGGTCAGGGCTGGAGGTTCTCCAGGTCCTCGAGCAGGCTGGGGTGGGTGGGGTGCCAGTCGAGGGCCTGCTGGGTGTGGGCGCTGGAGGACGGCTGGTCCATCGCGAAGATCGGGCCGATCGGGCCGAAGGTCTCCTCGGGGACCGGCTTGACCGGCAGGCCCAGTCGCCGGCCGATCACCGTGGCGATGTCGCGGACGGCGTCGCCTTCGTCGGCGACGGCGTGCCAGGAGGTCCCGGCCGGTGCGTTCTCCAGTGCCAGGCGCAGGAGGGTGGCGGCGTCGAGTGCGTGCACGGCCGGCCAGCGCTGCGTGCCGTCGCCCGGGTAGCCCGAAACGCCTGTCTGGCGGGCGATCTGGGTCATCAGGCCCGCGAAGCCGCCGTCGCCTTGGTTGTGGACGGTTCGCGGCATGCGGACCGCCGAGCTTCGGACGCCTCGCGCGGCCAGGTCGAGGGCCGCGACGACCGCGCGACCGCGACCGCCGACCGGGCCGTCGGTCACCGCCCCGTCGGTCTCGACGGAGGCGCGATCCGGTACGGCGGGAGTGCCCGAGACGACGACCAGCGGACGATCGCTGCCGACCAGCTCCTCGCCCAGTGCCGCGATGGCGGCGCTCTCATCCTCGACCGCACGGGTGAGAGCCTCGGGGCTGCTGAAGTCGTTGCTGAACGCGAGGTGGATCACTCCGTCGGTCCGCGCGGCGCCGGCGCGGAGGACGTCGAGGTCGCCGAGGCCGCCACGCAGCGGCTCGGCGCCGGCCTTCTCGGCGGCCAGCGCGGAGGCGTCGGAGCGGACGAGCGCGAGCACGGTGTGGCCGTTGCCGAGCAGCTCGGCGACGGCGGCGGAACCGATCAGGCCGGTGCCGCCGGTGACGAAGACGTGCATGGAACCCTCCTGAGGTGATGGGACTCTTGTCTCATCAACGTAGCAGACTGATGGGACAAAACTCCCATCGCCTAGGATGGGTCCATGGCGAGATGGGAACCAGGGGCACGCGAGCGGCTTGTCGTCGCGGCTCTCGACCTGTTCACCGAGCAGGGGTACGACACCACGACCGTCGCCCAGATCGCCGAGCGCGCCGGGGTCACCAAGAGCACCTTCTTCCGGTACTTCCCCGACAAGCGCGACCTGCTGGTGGCCGGGCAGGAGGCCCTGAGCCGGCTGCTGACCGAAGGCATCGCCGACGCGCCCGAAGGCGCCACCCCGCTGGCCGCCGTCGCGGCCGGGCTCGAGCGCGCGTCGGGCGCGATGGGCCCGCTGAACCGCGACCTCGGCCCGCGCTTGAAGGCGGCCATCGCCGCGAGCACCGAGCTCCAGGAACGCGACGCGCTCAAGAGCGTCGGGCTCGCTGCCGCGATGACCACCGCCCTGATCGCCCGCGGCGTGCCTGACCCGATCGCGCACCTGGCCGGCGAGTTCGGGGTACTCGCCTTCAAGCAGGGGTACGCCGAGTGGTCCGAGGCCGATCACGAGACCGGCGACGACCTGGCGCCGTACACGCTGGCCGCCCTCGAATCACTCCGGGCGGCGACGGGTTCACTGGGCTGAGGCCGTTTGCAGGGCGGCGGTGTGCAGGGCAGCGGCGACCGCTTCGATGGCGGGAGTCCTGGTGGCTCGGGTGAGCAGGAAGACCTCGCGGTCGATCGGGCCTTCGGCGGTCGGCCGGACGGCGACACCCGGTACGCCGTACCCGAGGACCAGGTCGGGCAGTAGTGCGCAGGCGCCGGCGGTGCGGACCATCTCGACGAGGATGAGAAAGTCGTCGGAGGCGTAGCGCAGGT
The Kribbella italica DNA segment above includes these coding regions:
- a CDS encoding RICIN domain-containing protein, producing the protein MSKLRALVGSIVMASALTVPIASAQAMSPADGHREAGAQVTADPIETYKNRHTGQRLDDNLATGNVRTMPTLDANQQKWRVRTWRDKTVRLQNVHTGKCVADGGRGRAVPQTCNSSEAQSWEVIQAGSGYIKFRNEAYGYCLHDTYANDLQLKPCAATTSQHWN
- a CDS encoding TetR/AcrR family transcriptional regulator encodes the protein MARWEPGARERLVVAALDLFTEQGYDTTTVAQIAERAGVTKSTFFRYFPDKRDLLVAGQEALSRLLTEGIADAPEGATPLAAVAAGLERASGAMGPLNRDLGPRLKAAIAASTELQERDALKSVGLAAAMTTALIARGVPDPIAHLAGEFGVLAFKQGYAEWSEADHETGDDLAPYTLAALESLRAATGSLG
- a CDS encoding VOC family protein, producing the protein MEQVLSRQEASDAVQDAGWRFLLGALRTSVPVGSLARAIGLAADAVAVCGDDADQHLRADARPDRVVLTLQSVEHAAVTTLDVELALRISAVADRAGLATDPEIGTEAPHSVQILEIAIDALDIAGIREFWKAVLGYAGEAGAEGPKDPLVDPVGQGPALWFQQMDQARPQRNRIHFDICVPHDEAPRRVEAALAAGGHLVSATRAPAFWVLADQEGNEACVTTWQGRDG
- a CDS encoding class I SAM-dependent methyltransferase; translated protein: MSPALQTTLAAVGRFCDAHPWSHNDAYAALVLHHARRVRAAGGTEALDVGCGTGNLVRRLAGVFPAVTGIERDVPTAELARRTTANFANVRILTQPFDETHQDRYDLITFVAVLHHLPLQATLEKARDLLRPGGRLVVVGVSRESPADLPWSIASLILNPIVGAVVHPRRSTTTPPQMTAPTATPEESFEEIARTAEGILPGVRLRRALFWRYTLTWTAPPT
- a CDS encoding MarR family winged helix-turn-helix transcriptional regulator; protein product: MTDSGAPKDGERRDEATDLGVLAGRLLFSVQGELFRRLHQEGYDDLAPRHGAVLAYLRVDGIRATELARLSGQHKQVVGKNVDELEALGYVERRPDPADRRAKLLVPTPRGRAEMDTADAIMAEIGDRHRQSLGPKAYDRFLADFRAVVENQRSH
- a CDS encoding HutD family protein translates to MAATENEGWERMRLQRASEQHRVAWRNGAGLTTELAGDPPGGGSAAEFAWRVSLAEVTEDCDFSLFPDVDRTIVLVEGEALSLELQGIEHILTPYEPFRFDGAIEVRCRVAGPTRDLNVMTRRGQAHATVAVEHLVPGQAPLALPKADPLVLVCLAGSVTLRATNASVALTVGDVAELDEPVHAMGNGRVAVVRIGTGGSSEIGPGAEGA
- a CDS encoding BTAD domain-containing putative transcriptional regulator, which encodes MDVVVDGQSVGVPRGRVAALLAVLSLSPGRRIAATTLAERVWGEQLPADVAASVHTGVSRLRGVLGHEAISTSTGGYMLDVEACAVDVMRFVQLLDLAGRCQQPEKERELLLEALALWRGTPFELTPSEWLIQSQQVSLIERRLVAVERLADLEVAAGRAAAVVPQLRDLVGDHPLRESSWTRLLVALDGAGRPVEALSAYESMRAGIARELGVDPGPESQRMYADLLAGVRLCGSVPAGAQVPTAQQLPAEVEDFAGRRTVCRRLHELLEQFEQRPDGVTLIAIHGPGGVGKTALAVHWAWRVRDRFPGGQLYIDLRGHSPGDPMDPAAALELMLRGLGVPGEQVPEGVDARGALLRTTLAARRVLIVLDNARDSDHVRPLLPGAGCVVIVTSRSQLRGLAAREHAHRIGLDVLPAKVAQLFLAGRLKRQEVAVDNELLARLAELCGHLPLALTVAAECAGRHPDSPLAELVAQLQDEQQRLDVLDSGEDLPTSLRAVMSWSYHALDADAARLFRLLALHPGADIAPPVAAALAGLSQRETTRLLDRLAETHLIGSPRFRSYTMHDLVRLYAAEQGAVDDPADQRDAAVRRLYRWYARSAIRAGVAVWGSQAGGDLEPGSGTEALSFADDQAAMAWFCAEQHTLLALINGAGRLGLDEDLVRLSRALSVYVDLSRAPVDVRSLQQSALAAARTLGDSRSAAHLLILLGRTHHRLAEPGPALRCFESARTLHNALADGSGESAALGNLGIVRWQLGKHDRAIGDLECSIEVARRHGSNDRAAAALHTLSSVYVDVGRLADAESAATEAVRLWRGTGLTLREHIVLDSLGSIRFARGDRGSAIDCYERALRVFRETGSHWWIAQTLRNLGRVQRIEDQPSARAVVEEALRVLDETGSADCPQLSRAELHGLLDELADDAP
- a CDS encoding SDR family oxidoreductase gives rise to the protein MHVFVTGGTGLIGSAAVAELLGNGHTVLALVRSDASALAAEKAGAEPLRGGLGDLDVLRAGAARTDGVIHLAFSNDFSSPEALTRAVEDESAAIAALGEELVGSDRPLVVVSGTPAVPDRASVETDGAVTDGPVGGRGRAVVAALDLAARGVRSSAVRMPRTVHNQGDGGFAGLMTQIARQTGVSGYPGDGTQRWPAVHALDAATLLRLALENAPAGTSWHAVADEGDAVRDIATVIGRRLGLPVKPVPEETFGPIGPIFAMDQPSSSAHTQQALDWHPTHPSLLEDLENLQP